A stretch of Clostridium sp. BJN0001 DNA encodes these proteins:
- a CDS encoding type I restriction-modification system subunit M → MEKLTLQKLEKTLWDAADILRGELNAAQYMDYIFGLLFLKRMNDQFEIEKEEKKEQFKQMGLPEEEIDTLTEDPNIYENFYVPERARWSKLKDLTLNIGPELDKAFKAIEDEPKNSELMGVLTTANYNDKERVPDKKLSQLLILFSGINLANGNLETKDVLGNAYEYLIKQFADQGGTKGGEFYSPEGVVKTLVGIVKPKEGEKIYDPTCGSGGMLINSTYYIEKHGGNPKNVILNGQEINLSTWAICKMNMLFHDAKGAVIKKGDTIRDPKHTKGGVLETFDVVLANPPFSLKNWGMDEAKADSFGRFVYGIPPTSYGDLAFVEHMISSLNSKGRMGTVLPHGVLFRGSSEGKIRTGILNDDLIEAVIGLPQNIFYGTGIPAALLIINKDKTEERKNKVLFIDASQGFIKDGNKNKLREEDVEKIITTFDNFENVEKYAEVVELDTIKENDYNLNISRYVDTTEEEETVDIDLVLQDIRELKMKIANNEEKLNVYLEELGFDII, encoded by the coding sequence ATGGAAAAATTAACATTACAAAAGTTAGAGAAAACTTTATGGGATGCAGCAGATATTTTAAGAGGAGAGTTAAATGCTGCTCAATATATGGATTATATATTTGGATTGTTATTCTTAAAAAGAATGAATGATCAATTTGAAATAGAAAAAGAAGAAAAGAAAGAACAATTTAAACAAATGGGTTTACCAGAAGAAGAAATAGATACATTAACAGAAGATCCAAATATTTATGAAAATTTCTATGTTCCAGAAAGAGCAAGATGGAGTAAATTAAAAGATTTAACTTTGAATATAGGACCTGAATTAGATAAAGCATTTAAAGCAATAGAAGATGAACCTAAGAATAGTGAACTTATGGGGGTTCTTACTACAGCCAATTATAATGATAAAGAAAGAGTACCAGATAAGAAATTATCGCAACTATTGATTCTATTTAGTGGTATAAATCTAGCAAATGGTAATTTAGAAACCAAAGATGTTTTAGGAAATGCCTATGAATATTTAATAAAACAATTTGCTGATCAAGGTGGTACTAAAGGAGGAGAGTTTTATTCGCCAGAAGGTGTAGTTAAGACATTAGTTGGGATAGTAAAGCCTAAAGAAGGTGAGAAAATATACGATCCTACTTGTGGTTCTGGTGGTATGCTTATTAATTCTACATATTATATAGAAAAACATGGAGGAAATCCTAAGAATGTAATACTTAATGGGCAGGAAATAAACTTATCTACATGGGCAATATGTAAAATGAATATGTTATTCCATGATGCTAAGGGAGCAGTTATAAAAAAAGGCGATACTATAAGAGATCCAAAACATACTAAAGGTGGAGTATTGGAAACCTTTGATGTAGTACTTGCAAATCCTCCTTTTTCATTAAAGAATTGGGGAATGGATGAAGCCAAAGCAGATTCATTTGGAAGATTTGTATATGGAATCCCACCAACATCATATGGTGATTTAGCGTTTGTTGAGCATATGATATCTTCTTTAAATTCGAAGGGAAGAATGGGAACGGTATTACCTCATGGAGTATTATTTAGAGGAAGTTCAGAAGGAAAGATTAGAACAGGAATTCTTAATGATGATTTAATTGAAGCGGTAATAGGATTACCACAAAATATATTCTATGGAACAGGCATACCAGCAGCATTGCTTATTATAAATAAAGATAAAACAGAAGAAAGAAAAAATAAAGTGTTATTTATAGATGCATCACAAGGATTTATTAAGGATGGTAATAAGAATAAGTTAAGAGAAGAAGATGTGGAAAAGATAATCACTACATTTGATAATTTTGAAAATGTAGAAAAATATGCAGAAGTAGTTGAGTTGGATACTATTAAGGAAAATGACTATAACTTAAATATATCTAGATACGTTGATACTACAGAGGAAGAGGAAACTGTTGATATAGATTTAGTGTTGCAGGATATTAGAGAATTAAAAATGAAAATTGCTAATAATGAAGAAAAGTTGAATGTGTATTTAGAAGAATTAGGATTTGACATAATATAA
- the arsB gene encoding ACR3 family arsenite efflux transporter yields MSEVKTKTPEIGFFQKYLTVWVAICMIVGVVIGKFIPWIPEFLNKFEYAKVSIPTAILIWVMIYPMMMKVNFQSIKNVGKEPKGLYVTWVTNWIIKPFTMYAIASFFFFVVFKTFITPELATEYLAGTILLGAAPCTAMVFVWSTLTKGNPAYTVVQVATNDLIILVAFIPIVKLLLGVSNIAVPWDTLILSVILFVVIPLVGGILTRIMVTKKRGVEYFENTFLSKFDNATIIGLLLMLVLLFSFQGETILNNPLHILLIAVPLTIQTFLIFFIAYLAARKLKLRHDIAAPAGMIGASNFFELSVAVAISLFGMDSPAALATVVGVLTEVPVMLILVKIANKTTNWFPKEQR; encoded by the coding sequence ATGAGTGAAGTTAAAACTAAAACACCTGAGATTGGATTCTTCCAAAAGTACTTAACAGTTTGGGTAGCAATTTGTATGATAGTAGGAGTAGTTATTGGCAAGTTTATTCCATGGATACCGGAATTCTTAAATAAGTTTGAGTATGCCAAGGTTTCCATACCCACCGCTATACTTATTTGGGTAATGATTTATCCAATGATGATGAAGGTAAATTTCCAAAGTATTAAGAATGTTGGGAAGGAACCAAAAGGCTTGTATGTAACATGGGTGACAAATTGGATTATAAAACCATTTACCATGTATGCAATAGCATCATTTTTCTTTTTTGTCGTATTCAAAACATTTATTACACCTGAGCTAGCTACAGAATATCTTGCAGGAACTATTTTGCTCGGAGCTGCGCCATGTACCGCTATGGTATTTGTGTGGAGCACTCTAACCAAAGGTAATCCTGCCTACACGGTTGTGCAAGTAGCTACGAATGATTTAATAATACTGGTTGCCTTTATACCTATTGTCAAATTACTTTTAGGTGTGAGCAATATTGCTGTTCCTTGGGACACACTTATTCTATCAGTGATTTTATTTGTTGTTATTCCTTTGGTTGGAGGGATTTTAACTAGAATTATGGTAACAAAAAAAAGAGGAGTAGAGTATTTTGAAAATACATTTTTAAGTAAATTTGATAATGCAACTATAATTGGATTACTACTAATGCTGGTATTGTTATTCTCATTTCAAGGTGAAACCATTTTAAACAATCCATTGCATATTTTACTGATTGCGGTGCCATTAACTATTCAAACATTTTTAATTTTCTTTATTGCTTATTTAGCAGCTAGAAAACTTAAATTACGTCATGATATAGCTGCACCTGCTGGGATGATTGGAGCATCAAATTTTTTTGAACTTTCAGTTGCCGTTGCAATTTCACTATTCGGTATGGACTCACCTGCAGCCCTAGCTACGGTGGTAGGAGTATTAACCGAAGTCCCAGTTATGCTAATACTTGTGAAAATAGCAAACAAAACAACGAATTGGTTTCCTAAAGAGCAACGTTAA
- the ltrA gene encoding group II intron reverse transcriptase/maturase, translated as MDKSKKLQRKQKTQYRDQLMEVEVELQGKSKVPSNPMVLPNRESVNDGAFDTSRLLEEVLERNNMLSALKRVISNKGSHGVDGMKTDELREHIKKHWETIKAKLLENRYNPSPVRRKEISKPDGGIRLLGIPTVQDRLIQQAIAQVLSKIYEPLFSENSFGFRPRRGAKDAITKSKQYINQGNRWVVDMDLEKFFDKVNHDILMSKLEKKIQDKRLLALIRKYLKSGILINGVSVTSEEGTPQGGPLSPLLANIMLDELDKELERRGHKFCRYADDNNVYVKSKRAGLRVMKSMTNIIENNLKLKVNKDKSAVDFVSKRKFLGFSFYFSRSGAEIRIHEKSLKRFKEKVKFYTNRNKGISMEYRLLKLNQITRGWINYYGIANARGKLVELDKWIRRRLRACIWKQWKKISTKQRNLAKLGINKYKAWEYANTRKGYWRISKSPILNNSLNNKYLESLGFISLTQTYQMIH; from the coding sequence TTGGATAAATCAAAGAAATTGCAAAGAAAGCAGAAAACTCAATATAGAGACCAATTGATGGAAGTAGAAGTGGAACTTCAAGGTAAATCAAAGGTGCCGAGCAATCCTATGGTTTTACCAAATAGAGAAAGCGTAAACGATGGAGCATTTGATACTAGTAGATTACTTGAAGAAGTTCTAGAAAGAAATAATATGCTTTCAGCACTTAAAAGAGTAATTAGCAATAAAGGTAGCCATGGTGTCGATGGAATGAAGACCGATGAACTTCGTGAGCATATCAAGAAACACTGGGAAACAATTAAAGCTAAACTACTAGAAAATAGATATAACCCATCACCTGTAAGGAGAAAAGAAATATCCAAGCCAGATGGTGGAATTAGATTATTAGGGATACCAACTGTACAAGATAGATTGATTCAACAGGCTATTGCTCAAGTTTTATCTAAAATATATGAACCTTTATTTTCTGAAAATAGTTTCGGATTCCGTCCTCGTAGAGGAGCAAAGGATGCTATAACAAAATCAAAACAATATATAAATCAAGGAAATAGATGGGTTGTAGATATGGATTTAGAGAAATTCTTTGATAAAGTTAATCATGATATTCTTATGAGTAAACTTGAAAAGAAGATACAAGACAAAAGATTGTTAGCATTAATAAGAAAATACCTCAAAAGCGGAATTCTCATTAATGGGGTTTCAGTAACAAGTGAAGAAGGAACACCGCAAGGTGGTCCGTTAAGTCCATTATTAGCTAATATAATGTTAGATGAATTAGATAAAGAACTTGAAAGACGAGGTCACAAATTTTGCAGATATGCAGATGATAATAATGTATATGTCAAAAGTAAAAGAGCAGGACTTAGAGTAATGAAATCTATGACAAATATAATTGAAAATAATTTAAAGCTTAAAGTAAATAAGGATAAAAGTGCAGTAGACTTTGTATCTAAACGAAAATTTTTAGGATTTTCGTTTTACTTTTCGAGAAGCGGAGCAGAAATAAGAATCCATGAGAAATCCCTAAAGAGATTTAAGGAGAAGGTCAAATTCTATACTAATAGAAATAAAGGAATTAGCATGGAATACAGACTATTAAAATTAAATCAAATCACAAGAGGGTGGATTAATTATTATGGAATTGCTAACGCTCGCGGAAAGCTAGTAGAACTAGACAAATGGATTAGAAGAAGACTAAGAGCTTGCATATGGAAACAATGGAAGAAGATTAGCACTAAACAAAGAAATTTAGCTAAACTAGGAATCAATAAATACAAAGCATGGGAATATGCAAATACAAGAAAAGGCTATTGGAGAATCTCCAAAAGCCCTATACTAAACAACTCTCTAAATAATAAATACCTAGAATCTCTAGGATTTATTAGTCTAACACAAACATATCAAATGATACATTAA
- the arsA gene encoding arsenical pump-driving ATPase, producing the protein MFKAFDIKELNLTKYLFFTGKGGVGKTSTACAVALNLADEGKKIMLVSTDPASNLQDVFGTELNNKGVQIKEVPNLVVANFEPEAAAAEYRESVIGPYRGKLPDAVLKNMEEQLSGSCTVEIAAFNEFSSMITDEKVFNEYDHIIFDTAPTGHTLRMLQLPSAWSNFIDESTHGASCLGQLAGLEDKKAIYKNAVNTLADKDKTILVLVSRPENSPLKEAERASSELQEIGVKNQILVVNGVLQNHDDELSTAIYEKQQNALENMPAKLKNIDTFEIPLRPYNITGLENVRALLNENHIKVSNDTLNMTSVPKLKSVIEDLYNSNKKVIFTMGKGGVGKTTIAAAIAIGLSKKGKKVHLTTTDPAGHLKFVLDESYGISLSNIDEKEELEKYRQEVLGKARENNMTDEDIEYIEEDLRSPCTQEIAVFRAFAEIVEKSENEVVVIDTAPTGHTLLLLDSTESYNKEISRSEGDIPESVIKLLPTLRNEKETEVIIVTLAETTPVYEAMRLQKDLDRAKIHSKWWVINSSLYATNTTNEILKAKASNEIQWINKVDEISNGNFAVIEWKDDEVTGDKLTELIE; encoded by the coding sequence ATGTTTAAAGCATTTGATATAAAAGAACTGAACTTAACTAAGTATTTATTTTTTACTGGAAAAGGTGGAGTGGGTAAGACTTCAACAGCATGTGCTGTAGCTTTAAATCTAGCGGATGAAGGAAAAAAGATTATGCTTGTAAGTACTGATCCAGCTTCAAATCTTCAAGATGTATTTGGCACTGAATTAAATAATAAGGGAGTTCAAATAAAGGAAGTTCCAAACTTAGTAGTTGCAAATTTTGAACCAGAAGCTGCAGCTGCTGAATATAGAGAAAGTGTTATTGGACCATATAGAGGAAAATTACCAGATGCAGTATTAAAGAATATGGAAGAACAATTATCTGGGTCATGTACTGTGGAAATTGCAGCGTTTAATGAATTTTCATCTATGATAACCGATGAAAAAGTGTTTAATGAATATGATCATATAATATTTGATACAGCGCCAACAGGTCATACTTTAAGAATGTTACAGCTACCTTCTGCTTGGAGTAATTTTATTGATGAAAGCACTCATGGAGCATCATGCCTTGGTCAACTTGCAGGTCTTGAAGATAAGAAAGCAATCTATAAAAATGCAGTAAATACTTTAGCAGATAAAGATAAGACGATACTTGTACTTGTATCTCGCCCTGAAAACTCTCCATTAAAGGAAGCTGAAAGAGCTTCTAGTGAACTTCAAGAAATAGGAGTAAAAAATCAAATACTAGTTGTAAATGGTGTACTTCAAAATCATGATGATGAACTTTCAACTGCTATTTATGAAAAGCAACAAAACGCTTTAGAAAATATGCCAGCTAAACTTAAAAATATTGATACTTTTGAAATTCCACTAAGACCTTATAATATAACAGGACTTGAAAATGTAAGAGCTTTACTAAATGAAAACCATATTAAAGTTAGTAATGATACTTTAAACATGACTTCAGTACCAAAACTAAAAAGTGTTATAGAAGATCTTTATAATAGTAATAAAAAAGTTATATTTACTATGGGTAAAGGTGGAGTAGGTAAGACAACTATAGCTGCTGCAATAGCAATAGGTTTATCTAAAAAAGGTAAGAAGGTTCATTTAACAACTACTGATCCAGCCGGTCATTTAAAGTTTGTATTAGATGAAAGTTATGGTATTTCTTTAAGTAATATTGATGAAAAAGAAGAACTAGAGAAATATAGGCAAGAAGTATTAGGCAAAGCAAGAGAGAATAATATGACTGATGAAGATATTGAATATATTGAAGAAGATTTAAGATCACCTTGTACTCAAGAAATAGCAGTATTTAGGGCTTTTGCAGAAATCGTTGAAAAGTCAGAAAATGAAGTAGTAGTAATAGATACAGCACCAACAGGTCATACTTTATTACTTTTAGATTCAACAGAAAGCTATAATAAAGAAATTTCTAGATCAGAAGGAGATATACCAGAGTCGGTTATAAAGTTATTACCTACATTAAGAAATGAAAAAGAAACAGAGGTTATTATAGTAACTTTAGCTGAGACAACTCCAGTTTATGAAGCTATGAGACTTCAAAAGGATTTAGATAGAGCAAAGATTCATAGTAAATGGTGGGTGATAAACTCAAGCCTTTATGCAACCAATACAACTAATGAAATTTTAAAGGCAAAAGCAAGCAATGAAATTCAATGGATAAATAAAGTTGATGAAATTTCAAATGGGAATTTCGCTGTTATTGAGTGGAAAGATGATGAAGTTACAGGAGATAAGCTTACTGAGTTAATAGAGTAG
- a CDS encoding FAD-dependent oxidoreductase yields MRLIVIGAVAAGTSAAAKARRNDDNAEIVIYEKDRDISYSGCGLPYYIGKEIEDIGELTPRDPAFFKKKYNIDVLTGYEVLNINSELKEVEVKNLNTNEVFKDKYDKLIVATGAAPFIPQIEGVNNNNVFFLRNVQSAKNIRNFIDNKRPKHAVIAGTGFIGFEMLENLMNDEVNVTIVEMQNKITPNLDEDMAKFLENALIKKKINILKNSTITKIDDGSVTLNDNTVLKSDMVIMATGVRPNTEIAREAGIEIGVTKAIKVNNKMQTNISDIYACGDCIETFSTITGKPVYRPLGSTANKTGRIAGDNITGGNIEYRGNLSTGIFKLFDMTIASTGLSEKEAIEEGYDIQVCHNIKPDKPSYFHGKEMVIKAIADKKTEKILGVQIVGYEGVDKRIDVFATLITYGAKVDELFHLDLAYAPPFSTTKDPVHYTGMILDNALNNNRPIITSNELKNLVKSGEKVQIVDARVSKQYDEAHVENAVNLPHKNLRDAMETLDKDSVVVTYCNKGVTGNAAQNIFINHGYKKVYNLSGGHKFYKGSNK; encoded by the coding sequence ATGAGATTAATAGTTATAGGAGCAGTGGCAGCGGGAACATCAGCAGCTGCGAAGGCAAGAAGAAATGATGATAATGCAGAAATTGTAATTTACGAAAAAGATAGGGATATATCTTACTCAGGTTGTGGATTACCTTATTATATAGGTAAAGAAATAGAAGATATTGGTGAACTAACTCCTAGAGATCCGGCATTTTTTAAGAAAAAATATAATATTGATGTACTTACAGGATATGAAGTATTAAATATAAATTCAGAATTGAAAGAAGTAGAAGTTAAAAATCTTAATACAAATGAAGTATTTAAAGATAAGTATGATAAATTAATTGTGGCAACTGGAGCTGCACCATTCATTCCACAAATTGAAGGTGTAAATAACAATAATGTATTCTTCTTAAGAAATGTTCAAAGTGCAAAAAATATTAGAAATTTCATAGATAATAAAAGACCTAAACATGCAGTAATTGCAGGTACAGGATTTATTGGATTTGAAATGCTAGAAAATCTAATGAATGATGAAGTAAATGTAACTATAGTTGAAATGCAAAACAAAATAACTCCAAATCTTGATGAAGATATGGCCAAGTTTTTAGAAAATGCACTCATAAAAAAGAAAATAAACATACTTAAAAATTCAACTATTACAAAAATAGATGATGGAAGTGTAACCTTAAATGATAATACTGTACTTAAAAGCGATATGGTAATAATGGCAACAGGAGTTAGGCCAAATACTGAAATAGCTAGAGAAGCAGGAATAGAAATTGGTGTAACTAAAGCAATTAAAGTTAATAATAAAATGCAAACTAATATATCTGATATTTATGCTTGTGGTGATTGTATTGAAACCTTTTCTACTATAACAGGAAAGCCAGTATATAGACCACTTGGTTCTACTGCAAACAAAACTGGTAGAATTGCTGGAGATAATATAACAGGTGGAAATATTGAGTATAGAGGAAATTTAAGCACAGGAATATTTAAGTTGTTTGATATGACTATTGCAAGTACTGGATTATCTGAAAAAGAAGCAATAGAAGAAGGCTATGACATTCAAGTATGTCACAATATAAAACCAGATAAGCCATCATATTTTCATGGTAAAGAGATGGTTATAAAAGCTATTGCAGATAAAAAGACAGAAAAGATATTAGGTGTTCAAATTGTTGGATATGAAGGAGTAGATAAAAGAATAGATGTATTTGCTACTTTAATAACTTATGGAGCTAAGGTAGATGAGTTATTTCATTTAGATCTTGCATATGCACCACCGTTTTCAACTACAAAAGATCCAGTTCATTATACAGGTATGATATTAGATAATGCATTAAATAATAATAGACCTATTATAACTTCAAATGAACTTAAGAATCTTGTGAAAAGCGGTGAGAAAGTTCAAATAGTAGATGCAAGAGTAAGTAAACAATATGATGAAGCTCATGTAGAGAATGCAGTAAATTTACCTCATAAAAACCTAAGAGATGCTATGGAAACTTTAGATAAGGATTCAGTAGTAGTAACTTATTGCAATAAGGGTGTTACAGGTAATGCTGCACAAAATATATTTATAAATCATGGCTATAAAAAAGTGTATAACCTTTCAGGGGGACACAAGTTCTATAAAGGAAGTAATAAATAA
- a CDS encoding NAD(P)/FAD-dependent oxidoreductase — MEKIYDIAIIGTGPAGLSAAINGVIRNKNIILFGNGDLTTKLQKAPEINNYLGFYSISGVELGEKFKKHIANMDIKITEEKVNAIYAMGESFSIMVNEKEYAASAVILATGMEFTKPIKGETEFLGLGVGYCATCDAPLYRDKTVVIIGYNEEAEEEANYLSELVKELYYVPMKNISGKLRSDIEIVNDMPVEIKGCDIVESIQLKNREILTDGVFILKDSLPPAQLVPGLEIIDGHIATDRSMKTNIKGCYAAGDCTGKPYQYIKAAGEGQVAVLNAVAYLNSIKYR; from the coding sequence ATGGAAAAAATATATGATATTGCAATAATTGGCACAGGACCAGCAGGACTTTCAGCAGCTATCAATGGGGTCATAAGAAATAAAAACATTATATTATTTGGCAACGGTGACCTTACAACCAAACTTCAAAAAGCACCAGAAATAAATAATTATCTTGGGTTTTATAGTATATCCGGAGTTGAACTTGGGGAAAAGTTTAAAAAACATATAGCAAATATGGATATAAAAATAACTGAAGAAAAGGTTAATGCTATTTATGCAATGGGTGAGTCTTTTTCAATTATGGTAAATGAAAAAGAATATGCTGCTTCAGCAGTTATTCTTGCTACGGGTATGGAATTTACAAAACCTATAAAAGGTGAGACTGAGTTTTTAGGATTAGGAGTGGGATATTGTGCTACTTGCGATGCTCCACTTTATAGAGATAAAACTGTAGTAATAATAGGATATAATGAGGAGGCTGAGGAGGAAGCAAATTATTTAAGTGAGCTTGTTAAAGAACTATATTATGTACCGATGAAAAATATTTCGGGTAAGCTTAGGTCTGATATTGAGATTGTAAATGATATGCCTGTTGAAATCAAAGGATGCGATATTGTAGAGAGTATTCAACTTAAAAATAGAGAAATATTAACTGATGGAGTATTTATTTTAAAAGATAGCTTACCTCCAGCACAACTTGTTCCAGGCCTTGAAATAATAGATGGACATATAGCTACTGATCGTTCAATGAAAACAAACATTAAAGGATGTTATGCAGCGGGTGATTGTACAGGAAAACCTTATCAATATATTAAGGCAGCAGGTGAAGGTCAGGTGGCGGTTCTTAATGCTGTTGCTTATTTAAATAGTATTAAATATCGTTAG
- a CDS encoding IS200/IS605 family accessory protein TnpB-related protein, protein MNRVIKIKIIVNNDIYEARKNQYKFISDSQYAQYQGLNRCMGYLVMGYYANNMDFKSEGFKEHQKTIINSASFFQGINFGTGIDTKSLITQKIKKDFAIAIKNGLANGERSVNNYKRTSPLMTRGRNLKFKYDENNKDILVDWINKIQFKCILGEKKNSLELKQILSKVINEEYSISQSSLYFNDKNELILMLTLKIPIEKEKYIPVKERALEVNFGMEVPICMYISDKPYIKEILGDFSEFNRMRLQFKARSQRLYRQLKFSKGGRGKKDKFKSIEQFREKQRNFTKTYNHFLSKNIIEFAFENRCEYIYLEKLNKDIINKLALSNWNYYNLQEQIIYKAERHGIIVVV, encoded by the coding sequence ATGAATAGGGTTATAAAAATAAAAATAATAGTAAATAATGATATTTATGAAGCAAGAAAAAATCAATATAAGTTTATTAGTGATAGCCAATATGCTCAATATCAAGGACTTAATAGATGCATGGGATATTTGGTTATGGGATACTATGCTAATAATATGGATTTCAAAAGTGAAGGATTTAAAGAACATCAAAAAACAATTATTAATAGTGCTAGTTTTTTTCAAGGAATTAATTTTGGTACAGGCATAGATACAAAGTCTTTAATAACCCAAAAGATTAAGAAGGATTTTGCCATTGCCATTAAAAATGGTTTGGCTAATGGAGAACGAAGTGTAAATAATTATAAAAGAACATCTCCACTCATGACAAGAGGGAGGAACTTAAAATTTAAGTATGATGAAAATAATAAAGATATATTAGTTGATTGGATAAATAAGATTCAATTTAAATGTATATTGGGAGAAAAGAAAAATTCATTAGAACTTAAACAAATTCTAAGTAAAGTAATAAATGAAGAATATAGTATTTCACAAAGTTCATTATATTTTAATGATAAAAATGAATTAATATTAATGCTTACACTCAAAATTCCAATTGAAAAGGAAAAATATATACCTGTAAAAGAGAGAGCACTAGAAGTTAATTTTGGAATGGAAGTTCCTATTTGTATGTATATAAGTGATAAACCTTATATAAAAGAGATACTGGGTGATTTTTCAGAATTTAATAGAATGAGATTACAATTTAAAGCTAGAAGTCAAAGACTCTATAGGCAATTAAAATTTTCAAAAGGTGGAAGAGGTAAAAAGGATAAATTTAAATCCATTGAACAGTTTAGAGAGAAACAAAGAAATTTTACAAAAACATATAATCATTTTTTATCTAAAAATATAATTGAATTTGCATTTGAAAACAGATGTGAATATATATATTTGGAGAAATTAAATAAGGATATAATTAATAAATTAGCTTTATCTAATTGGAATTATTATAATTTGCAAGAACAGATTATATACAAAGCTGAAAGACATGGCATAATAGTTGTAGTTTAG
- the arsD gene encoding arsenite efflux transporter metallochaperone ArsD, producing the protein MKKMIIFDPAMCCSTGVCGPSVNKELLRVSTVLNTLKNKGILVERYNLTSNPQIFVDNKEINKILNTKGVESLPVIMVDGVVVKEGSYPTNEEFCKLLEIPTSYLAVNIKKATIKKPSNGCGCKDGCC; encoded by the coding sequence ATGAAAAAAATGATAATATTTGATCCAGCTATGTGTTGTTCAACAGGTGTTTGTGGCCCATCTGTAAATAAGGAGTTATTAAGAGTTTCAACTGTTCTAAACACATTAAAGAATAAGGGAATACTAGTTGAAAGATATAATCTTACAAGTAATCCACAAATATTTGTAGATAATAAAGAAATAAATAAAATATTAAATACTAAAGGTGTTGAAAGTTTACCTGTAATTATGGTAGATGGAGTTGTCGTTAAAGAAGGTAGCTATCCTACTAATGAAGAGTTTTGCAAATTATTAGAAATACCAACAAGCTATTTAGCAGTTAATATAAAAAAGGCTACTATAAAGAAACCTAGCAATGGTTGTGGATGTAAAGATGGATGTTGTTAA
- a CDS encoding metalloregulator ArsR/SmtB family transcription factor codes for MKMNYEENAKIFKSLSDPSRLKIIDILSCGEKCACDILEHFDFTQPTLSHHMKVLIESGLVESRKEGLWSYYYLNINNCNKLSLSLMNLVTETDDCVCKDKLKCTCK; via the coding sequence ATGAAGATGAATTATGAAGAAAATGCAAAAATATTTAAATCACTATCTGATCCAAGTAGATTAAAAATAATTGATATATTATCTTGTGGTGAGAAGTGCGCATGTGATATTCTAGAACATTTTGATTTTACCCAGCCAACACTTTCACATCATATGAAAGTATTAATTGAATCTGGACTTGTAGAGTCTAGAAAGGAAGGCCTTTGGAGTTATTACTATTTAAATATTAATAATTGTAATAAGTTAAGTTTATCTTTAATGAATCTAGTAACAGAAACAGATGACTGTGTTTGTAAGGATAAATTAAAATGTACTTGTAAATAA